One Littorina saxatilis isolate snail1 linkage group LG12, US_GU_Lsax_2.0, whole genome shotgun sequence genomic region harbors:
- the LOC138983120 gene encoding uncharacterized protein: protein MKNEDAGNYYLLKKTLLERCKITAESYREKFRRTRKNQDESSTEYITRISLYLDRWIEMSEKGGTVEDLKDIFLQEQILDNMPPELVTYVKDREPRNIDDVIKLWVRYDEARTSSIRKVRTLEGKSNEEKGKEGRRNEERGNGRRGYNDKGKNGRDHGRRSDEKEGSNSKPKVSCYFCQGPHFRYDCPKLKKKEEAGAAMQEDEENFQRSSYDMLCDVCEKKNFTKFSQVLVEGKPATAYRDTGSTSIIVDADLVPEGKISSQVRETTLAKKNVKETLRTAKIHLDTPYFVGETEVSVMENPVHPVLIGNKMGVGSARKETPVYPIRNPELKETAAAVTTRQEERREMEEQEKTPTFPETDQLFSSVDLKKEQREDHTLNRLHVLAETKIVKGRVTFVHVKGILYRQYIDKYGKTHQQVVVPIQRRSKVLSVGHDTPMAGHLGHKKTRERVWQDFYWPGMVGDIRRYCMSCDTCQRTTPKGRTKRVPLGKMPVIDTAFKRVAVDLIGPIKPISESKKQYILVMVDYATRYPEAVALKDIRAETVAEALWNFWTRLGIPDEILTDQGKQFTCELMQQVNQLLHIKGLTTTPWHPQANGLVERFNGTLKSMLKKLTIEQPKKWDQYLPALLFAYREVPQDSLGFSPFELLFGRTVKGPMHVLRQLWTEEDASDEIKTTAEHVTELRNRIEGTCKIARENLAKSSTRQAQYYNKFAKKRAFVEGTRVLLLLPTKRNKLELAWKGPYLVEEKINSFDYRVKVGKVSRVYHINLLRQYHERDIMLEQEVPGVDEEEEEVVAVVVVDLEEREDEYYANVENVAHIPMPATKRNETGKDVHICTGLTAEQQREVREACEEANENLTDVPKPTDLETCTIKMTDKRPVYVKPRPIPHSQVEIVEKEVKEMLELGVIEPATSAYNSPIVLVKKKPSGAVRFCNDFRECNKLVEFDTEPITDVEHLFADLSGARYFSKLDLTKGYWAIPIAKEDRCKTAFSTSLGTFQWIYMPFGLKTAGSIFNRMMRKLLGPLNRRDVHHFMDDILIASATWEEHIASIKAVLQRLKEANLAAKPSKCYFGFSHLSYLGHEIGNGKKWPEDEKIEQILKAKAPETKKELRAFLGLSGFYRSYVSQYSEIAAVLTDKTKKQEPEKVKWSPECQTAFETLKQKLAANPVLMIPDHQLPFVLRTDASDRGMGAVLMQDQGKGLQPIAYASKKLKGAEENYATVEKECLATVWGIQKFERFLYGKHFTLETDHQPLQYLQRMKPTNPRLMRWALQLQPYSFTIKVIPGKDNIGADYLSRAS from the coding sequence ATGAAGAACGAGGATGCAGGTAATTATTATCTTCTGAAGAAGACGCTGTTGGAGCGATGCAAGATTACTGCAGAATCATACAGGGAGAAATTCCGACGCACGCGGAAGAACCAGGATGAAAGTAGCACAGAGTACATAACGCGAATTTCATTGTACCTGGACCGCTGGATAGAAATGTCCGAGAAAGGAGGCACTGTAGAGGATTTGAAAGACATTTTTCTACAAGAGCAGATACTCGACAACATGCCACCAGAACTAGTCACATACGTCAAAGATAGAGAACCCCGAAACATCGATGATGTCATCAAGTTGTGGGTACGATACGATGAAGCCAGAACAAGTTCAATTCGGAAAGTACGGACACTTGAAGGAAAGAGCAATGAAGAGAaggggaaagaaggaaggaggaATGAAGAAAGAGGAAATGGAAGACGAGGCTACAATGACAAAGGAAAGAATGGTCGGGACCATGGAAGAAGATCCGATGAGAAAGAAGGATCAAACTCAAAGCCAAAGGTTTCCTGCTACTTTTGTCAGGGTCCACATTTCAGATACGACTGTCCGaaactgaagaagaaagaagaagctgGTGCAGCGATGCAAGAAGATGAAGAGAATTTTCAAAGATCGTCTTACGACATGCTGTGTGACGTCTGTGAGAAGAAAAACTTCACGAAGTTCTCACAGGTATTAGTTGAAGGAAAACCTGCGACCGCATACAGAGATACAGGAAGCACGTCAATCATCGTCGATGCAGATCTAGTCCCAGAAGGGAAGATTTCATCTCAAGTAAGAGAAACGACGTTGGCGAAGAAGAATGTGAAAGAAACGCTGCGGACCGCCAAGATACATCTCGATACACCTTACTTCGTAGGAGAAACGGAGGTAAGCGTGATGGAAAACCCTGTCCATCCTGTACTCATTGGAAACAAGATGGGTGTGGGATCGGCAAGAAAAGAGACTCCTGTATATCCTATCAGGAATCCAGAGTTGAAAGAGACGGCTGCCGCTGTCACTACTCGacaagaagagagaagagaaatgGAGGAACAAGAAAAGACTCCAACATTTCCAGAAACTGACCAGTTGTTTTCATCAGTAGATCTGAAGAAAGAACAACGAGAAGACCACACGCTGAACAGACTACACGTTCTCGCAGAGACGAAGATCGTGAAAGGAAGGGTCACGTTCGTCCATGTCAAAGGCATACTGTATCGACAGTATATAGACAAATATGGAAAAACGCATCAGCAAGTGGTGGTCCCGATACAGAGGAGAAGTAAAGTGCTCAGCGTAGGACACGATACTCCTATGGCTGGCCACTTAGGTCACAAGAAGACACGGGAGAGAGTTTGGCAGGATTTCTACTGGCCCGGAATGGTGGGAGATATCAGAAGATACTGCATGTCGTGTGACACTTGTCAACGGACGACACCGAAAGGACGCACAAAACGTGTGCCGTTAGGGAAGATGCCCGTTATCGATACGGCGTTCAAACGAGTGGCAGTAGACCTCATCGGTCCCATCAAACCTATCTCCGAGTCCAAGAAACAATACATTCTCGTAATGGTAGACTACGCCACTCGTTATCCAGAGGCTGTCGCCTTGAAGGACATCCGAGCTGAAACCGTAGCAGAAGCACTATGGAATTTCTGGACTAGATTAGGGATTCCAGATGAAATACTGACGGACCAAGGAAAACAGTTCACATGCGAGTTGATGCAACAAGTGAACCAACTCCTCCACATCAAGGGATTGACCACAACCCCGTGGCATCCTCAGGCCAATGGGTTAGTTGAAAGATTCAACGGTACGCTCAAGTCTATGCTCAAGAAGCTGACTATTGAACAACCCAAGAAGTGGGATCAATACCTACCAGCCTTGCTGTTCGCCTACCGAGAGGTCCCACAGGACTCATTGGGATTCTCGCCTTTCGAACTCTTGTTCGGTCGCACAGTGAAAGGTCCTATGcacgtgctacgacaactgtGGACGGAAGAAGATGCGTCAGACGAAATCAAAACAACGGCAGAGCATGTGACAGAACTACGGAATCGTATTGAAGGAACTTGCAAGATCGCGCGAGAGAATCTCGCCAAGTCATCAACACGGCAGGCTCAATACTACAACAAGTTTGCCAAGAAAAGAGCATTCGTTGAAGGAACCAGAGTCCTGCTGCTGCTTCCCACAAAACGGAACAAGCTGGAGTTAGCTTGGAAAGGACCGTACTTAGTGGAAGAGAAGATCAACTCGTTTGACTATCGTGTCAAAGTGGGAAAAGTTTCCCGAGTCTACCACATCAATCTTCTTCGACAGTACCATGAGAGAGACATTATGTTGGAACAAGAAGTCCCTGGTgtcgacgaagaagaagaagaagttgtggCAGTCGTGGTGGTTGATCTGGAAGAACGCGAAGATGAATACTACGCAAATGTGGAAAACGTCGCGCATATACCCATGCCAGCGACGAAACGCAACGAAACTGGAAAAGATGTACATATCTGTACAGGGTTGACAGCGGAGCAACAAAGAGAAGTTCGAGAAGCTTGCGAAGAAGCCAACGAGAACTTGACTGATGTTCCAAAACCCACCGACCTGGAAACATGTACGATCAAGATGACGGACAAACGTCCAGTGTATGTGAAGCCACGTCCGATACCCCATTCTCAAGTCGAGATTGTAGAGAAAGAAGTGAAAGAAATGCTCGAACTAGGAGTCATTGAACCCGCTACATCAGCGTACAACTCACCGATCGTGTTGGTAAAAAAGAAGCCGTCGGGAGCAGTCCGGTTTTGCAATGATTTCCGCGAATGCAATAAGTTAGTGGAGTTCGACACGGAACCAATCACCGACGTGGAACACCTGTTTGCAGACCTCTCAGGAGCACGCTATTTCAGCAAACTAGACCTCACAAAAGGGTATTGGGCGATACCGATTGCGAAGGAAGACCGGTGCAAGACAGCTTTCAGCACATCACTCGGCACATTCCAATGGATCTACATGCCATTCGGCTTGAAGACAGCAGGCAGCATCTTCAACCGTATGATGAGAAAACTTCTCGGACCATTGAACCGAAGAGACGTCCATCACTTCATGGATGACATTTTGATCGCATCCGCAACGTGGGAAGAACACATTGCATCGATTAAAGCAGTCCTGCAGAGATTGAAAGAAGCGAACTTGGCAGCCAAACCTTCGAAGTGCTACTTTGGATTCAGCCATCTGTCATACCTCGGGCACGAGATCGGAAATGGAAAGAAGTGGCCTGAAGACGAGAAGATTGAACAGATCCTGAAAGCCAAAGcaccagagacaaagaaggaacTGCGGGCCTTTTTGGGATTGAGCGGATTCTACAGATCTTATGTGTCACAGTACTCTGAGATCGCTGCAGTTTTGACAGACAAAACGAAGAAACAAGAACCCGAGAAAGTGAAGTGGAGTCCAGAATGTCAGACAGCATTCGAAACTCTGAAACAGAAACTGGCTGCAAACCCAGTACTGATGATTCCCGATCATCAACTTCCTTTCGTCCTGAGAACCGATGCATCTGATCGAGGCATGGGCGCCGTGCTGATGCAAGACCAAGGAAAGGGTTTGCAACCCATTGCGTACGCGAGCAAGAAACTGAAAGGAGCAGAAGAGAATTATGCTACTGTTGAGAAGGAATGTTTGGCCAcagtctggggcatccagaaatTCGAACGATTCCTCTACGGGAAGCATTTCACCCTTGAAACCGATCATCAACCACTGCAATACCTGCAGAGGATGAAGCCAACCAACCCTCGATTGATGAGATGGGCACTACAGCTGCAGCCCTACTCATTCACCATCAAAGTCATTCCAGGGAAAGACAACATCGGGGCCGACTATCTCAGTCGGGCTTCATGA